In Sorghum bicolor cultivar BTx623 chromosome 10, Sorghum_bicolor_NCBIv3, whole genome shotgun sequence, one genomic interval encodes:
- the LOC8072638 gene encoding uncharacterized protein LOC8072638: MPRIPLIKFPKRNLKAPSAPAPSQPADQHATLMSRLGAKAEAPSSGGIKNYRFRSDVPSPPSHTAVGGPASLLPKRKPLTEEEIEAIMLGGSI; the protein is encoded by the exons ATGCCGCGGATCCCTCTGATCAAGTTCCCCAAGCGGAATCTGAAAGCCCCATCGGCGCCAG CGCCGTCGCAACCCGCAGATCAGCACGCGACCCTCATGTCCCGGTTGG GGGCTAAAGCAGAGGCACCATCTTCTGGAGGGATTAAAAATTACCGCTTTAGGTCAGATGTACCTTCCCCACCTTCTCATACTGCCGTAGGAGGTCCAGCTTCACTCCTTCCTAAGCGTAAACCCCTGACTGAAGAAGAAATTGAGGCTATTATG TTGGGAGGCTCCATCTGA
- the LOC8072640 gene encoding uncharacterized protein LOC8072640, translating into MAQPFSPHTPSSSWVTRRPPTSTSSPSASTTRTSASPIPGCRPRRRAVAPAASLHLGPGEIAEVSRNKVLIAATVASAIGQLSKPFTSGKNGGAGAGLDLRTIFRSGGMPSTHSASVVAVATSLGLERGFADSVFGMSVVFAAIVMYDAQGVRREVGNHARVLNKFWILKEKAPLEYSEVDMASEFVSVTEEVISNASPSKHGSSTESPRVKGLHSSEPEVTEVTELKQAYIEEDYRLSESVGHTELQVTVGALLGFAVSLAVYATL; encoded by the exons ATGGCCCAACCCTTCTCCCCTCACACCCCGTCCTCATCCTGGGTGACTCGCCGCCCTCCTACCTCGACGTCCTCACCGTCCGCCTCCACcacgagaacgagcgcctcTCCTATTCCGGGGTGCAGACCGCGCCGCAGGGCCGTCGCGCCGGCGGCCTCCCTCCACCTCGGCCCCGGGGAGATCGCCGAGGTCTCGCGCAACAAG GTTTTGATTGCGGCGACGGTGGCGAGCGCGATCGGGCAGCTGTCCAAGCCCTTCACTTCAGGCAAGAATgggggcgccggcgccggccttGACCTCAGGACCATATTCCGCTCTGGAGGGATGCCATCTACCCACTCCGCG AGTGTTGTTGCAGTTGCTACTTCGCTTGGGCTAGAAAG GGGGTTTGCAGACTCCGTATTTGGAATGTCAGTGGTGTTTGCAGCCATTGTAATGTATGATGCTCAG GGAGTTAGAAGAGAAGTGGGCAACCATGCCAGGGTTTTGAACAAGTTTTGGATCCTCAAAGAGAAGGCACCTCTGGAGTATTCTGAAGTGGACATGGCTTCTGAGTTTGTTTCGGTTACCGAGGAGGTGATTTCAAATGCAAGCCCCTCGAAGCACGGTTCTAGTACAGAATCACCAAGGGTGAAGGGGCTCCATAGTTCAGAACCTGAGGTAACTGAGGTGACAGAGCTGAAGCAGGCTTACATAGAGGAGGATTACCGGTTGAGTGAATCTGTTGGCCACACAGAGCTTCAGGTCACAGTCGGCGCCTTGTTAGGTTTTGCTGTAAGCTTAGCAGTATACGCGACACTGTAA
- the LOC8058861 gene encoding NAC domain-containing protein 76: MHPGGGPLSVPPGFRFHPTDEELLYYYLRKKVAYEPIDLDVIREIDLNKLEPWDLKERCRIGTGPQNEWYFFSHKDKKYPTGTRTNRATTAGFWKATGRDKAIFLGNARRIGLRKTLVFYIGRAPHGKKTDWIMHEYRLDEENVEIQEEGWVVCRVFKKKSYHQRGLNPAEMALLEDDELQPFPVPIPGSSLPTEHKNNPHLMQYDFPSFDPSMQLPQLMSADQPVPTLLPSHPGPGVAMAMSSLDVECSQNNLTKLTANGSDGMLHVHGGGAGGGVDRFAGTTDWSILDKLLASHQNLDQLFHGKVTAASASPPMAAYHQQLMELGGSSSSSSLQRLPLQYLGGETADLLRFPK; encoded by the exons ATGCATCCAGGAGGTGGACCACTGTCGGTGCCACCAGGCTTCCGCTTCCATCCGACCGACGAGGAGCTCCTCTACTACTACCTGAGGAAGAAGGTTGCTTATGAGCCCATAGATCTTGATGTCATAAGGGAGATTGATCTCAATAAGCTTGAGCCCTGGGATCTCAAAG AAAGGTGCAGAATAGGCACCGGGCCTCAGAACGAGTGGTACTTCTTCAGCCATAAGGACAAGAAGTACCCAACGGGGACGAGGACGAACCGCGCCACGACGGCGGGGTTCTGGAAGGCGACTGGGCGAGACAAGGCCATCTTCCTTGGCAACGCCAGGAGGATCGGCTTGAGGAAGACCCTGGTGTTCTACATCGGCAGGGCGCCACACGGCAAGAAGACAGACTGGATCATGCACGAGTACCGCCTTGACGAAGAAAACGTTGAGATTCAG GAAGAGGGATGGGTGGTGTGTAGGGTTTTCAAGAAGAAGAGCTATCACCAGAGAGGCCTCAATCCGGCTGAAATGGCCTTACTGGAGGACGATGAGCTCCAGCCTTTCCCTGTTCCTATCCCCGGCAGCTCCCTGCCAACAGAGCACAAGAACAACCCTCACCTCATGCAATATGACTTCCCTTCCTTCGACCCTTCCATGCAGCTCCCACAGCTAATGAGCGCCGACCAGCCCGTGCCAACCCTCCTCCCCAGCCATCCCGGTCCCGGCGTCGCCATGGCCATGAGCTCACTCGACGTTGAGTGCTCGCAGAATAATCTGACCAAGCTCACAGCCAACGGCAGCGACGGGATGCTCCACGTCCACGGTGGTGGTGCTGGAGGTGGTGTGGACCGCTTCGCTGGCACGACAGATTGGTCGATCCTAGACAAGCTCCTCGCCTCGCACCAGAACCTCGACCAGCTCTTCCATGGCAAGGTCACCGCGGCATCTGCCTCCCCGCCAATGGCGGCATACCATCAGCAGCTCATGGAACTCGgtgggtcgtcgtcgtcgtcgtccttgcAGAGGCTTCCACTGCAGTACCTCGGCGGCGAGACGGCCGATCTCCTCAGGTTCCCCAAGTAG